GAGTGAGGAATTAGCTATCGAATTTATTGTTTTACATGGTAAACACGCAGATGGACATCTGTTACCAGGTACATTAGTTGGATTATCAAATAATGGCGCACAATTACGTTATAAATATGATTTGGAATTATTGACTAATATCAAACTCAAGTTATTGACAGAAACAGCCATTTTTACCGAAGAACCAGATATATATGCCAAAGTTATGAAAAAATTTGATGTTCCAGAAAATCATTTTTTGATTCGGTTTACAGGAATTCCTCCCCAGGGACTCAAACGACTTAGGAAGGTAAGACAGGGTTTAGGTTAAATATCCCGGACTTCTCAAAGAAGTCGCGGATGTAACCATATTCCGCAAGATCCGGTAAAATCTAGGGGCAGCTAATTCTGAGGTGAAAAGCTTTGTTAGCAGCTTTACTTTACGGACAGGAAGATTTACGTCTGGAAAAAGTCCCCGATCCAACTCCCGCATCTGGGGAAGTGGTGATTCAGGTAGGGGCAGCTACTACTTGCGGTACAGATTTGAAGGTGTGGCGACGTGGTGGCCATGCTAGGATGTTGACACCGCCGACCCTGTTTGGCCATGAGGCAGCAGGAACCGTTGTAGCTGTTGGTGCTGGTGTGCATAATTGGCAGGTGGGTGACAGCATTGTCGCCAATAATTCTGCTCCCTGCATGAAATGTTTTTTTTGTCAACGTCAAGAATATTCACTCTGTCCAAATTTGACATGGAACAATGGCACTTTTGCCGAATATCTGAAAATTCCCGCACCCATTGTCCAGCATAATATGTTGCGGCTACCTGATGAGTTACCATTTGCTTTAGCAGCAATGACTGAACCTTTAGCCTGTGTACTGCACGGGGTGGGGCGTTCTCATGTCAAACCTCAAGACCGGGTAGTTGTGCTGGGAGATGGGGCTATTGGGCTGATGTTTGTGGCGATTTTAGCTGCGGAAACGAAAGCTGAGGTGTTGCTGTGGGGAGGTAATGACCAACGGCTAGAAATTGGTAAAAAATTAGGTGCAGCACAGATTTTTAATTATCATCAGGTTGCTGATATTTCTGGTGTTGTCAAGGATTGCACTGAAGGCTGGGGTGCAGATGTAGTCATAGAGGCTACTGGCATTCCTAGTGTTTGGGAAGTAGCGATCGCTTGCGCCCGTCCTGGTGCGACTGTAAATTTATTTGGTGGCTGTCCTAGAGATACGACAATTAATGTAAATACAGAACATCTGCATTATAGTGAATTAACGTTAAAAGGTGTATTTCACAATACTCCTAAATATGTACAGGCTGCTTTATCACTAATAGCTAGTAGGAAGATTCCTTTTGAGTTACTCATTAGTGAACAGCGTCCATTAAAAGATTTAGAACAGGTGTTTGCGGATATGAAAGCACGTAAGGTTATTAAGGTGGCGATCGCACCTTCCCATCCCAGTTTTTGATGAATATGGACTCAGATCCCCGACTTCTCAAAGAAGTCAGGTATCTATATAGTGAAAGTTTTATGTGTAATTATGTTGACCTAACTACTGCTAATTATTTTAGCTTTGCAACCCTGAGCAAATGATAAAACTTGAGATAAAGTTTAATGCTATGGAAAAAATAGTGAATACTATTTTCAATTGTGATCTTATTCCTGAATAGGAAAATGCTAAAAAAATCTCTGCGTAATTTTTTAATTCTCTCTTGTTCCTTTATACCTTGTTTATCTGGGGTAATGCTGCTGAATTCTCCAGCACAAGCACTACCAGGAGAAAGCACTGAGGAAGTATTAACCTGGATTCAAGCTCATCCAACTCTTCGCCCCAGAAGTGGGGAGCGATTGTTTGTAAGTAAGAGTGATACAGCAGCCCAAAGATTCACTTTTCAAGCGTCGGTATTACCTCCAGGTAGGGTAACATTTACTAAAGACCGCAGCACAGTCCGTACTGAGAGTATGACCATGTATGACGGTGTTAATGGTGTAACAGTTCAGCGTCTTGAGGAATCTTTACGGGTAATTTATAGCCCAGATATTTATCAAGACTATAATCGCGCTCAGGTGGTTTATGAGTATCCTAACCAGAGTGCAATTAATCAAGCGCGTTTGGCAAAAACCCCGATTCGGGAAGCATTAAAAGGAGAGTTACGGGTAGGAGATCGCTACGCCTATTGGATAGAAATTGCTAAACCGAGAGAAGGTAAAGCTTTGAGTGGCAAAGTAACGGTTTTTCTTAAATCTGACTTGGACAAGTTAGAGGCAGAACTAAGAACCCGTTAGTGTAACAAAGGCTACTTCATCCGTCATCCTTCATTCAGCTTACCGCCAACCGATAGGGTTTCCCATGTACCTGAAAAGATACTTTCAGATGCCAGTGAAATGCGTTGTAAATCTTCTTTTAGCAGTGGCGGCCAGTCAATACCTGCTTGCCTTCCTGTAGCAAATAACTGTAAGGCTCTAATACCTAATTTATATAATGCCAAGGCTAGTTCTTTATCTAAGCTATTAGCATCTTTTAGAGCTTCAAACACCACTTTCAAGGCTAACAAAACGGAAGTAATTTGACCTGGTACTGGTGGTTTTCCCTGTTTTAGACGATTTAACAAAGTATCGGGGTTTTTGTCGTTGGCTGTTTGGTCTATGAGTAGTTTGCGTGCTATTTCGTAGTTCATGCCTTCAGCTTACCAGAACTAAGGTGTAGGTGTGAGGTAATATAGCAGTCAGCAGTCAGCAGTTAGCTTTTGAAAACTCCTGCCTGACAAAGGTTCCAGAAGATAATGTCTAGGTTTTACAGAGCAGAATGTCAAAGCTTTAAAAGCAAAAAGCAACCCACTCCGCCGTCGGAATGGGTTACTTTACTTTTATTATTCGCAAATCAACGGTTTAGGGGAAACTTAATAGCGACCGCGACCGCCGCCGCCGCCACCACCGCCGTAACCACCGCGACCACCGCCGCCGCCGCCACCACCATAGGAACCACCACGGTCTTCCTTGGGCTTGGCTTTATTAACTTTTAAGTCACGACCCATCCATTCAGCACCATCTAGTGCTTCAATGGCTGCTGTTTCTTCTGCTTCTGTACCCATTTCCACGAAAGCAAAACCGCGTACACGGCCTGTTTCCCGGTCAGTAGGAATCTGAACCCGTTTTACAGAACCATATTCTGCAAATACGGAAGTCAAAGCATCCTGGGTAACTTCGTAAGAAAGATTGCCTACGTAAACTGACATATTATGTCTCCAAAATCACGAGTTTGTAGAGATTTAGATTTCGGAGAGCAGTCTGTAAATACCACAAGTAAAAAGCCTGTCAATACTAACAACAAAACACTAATCGCCGAATTAACTCTCTCCATAATCATGACATACAAATCAAGTTTTTGGGGCAAGACTTTACAAAATTTTCATAAATTTTGTCAAAAATCTTGTCAGCTATTCATGGCTGGGTGCTGATTAGTATCCTAAGCTGATAACTGAAGGTTAATTGCTGAGTACAACCTTGAACAGCACCAACCTAACAAGGAATAATTAAGCTTGAATACGCTTTTCCAAGTATTGACCAATCATCAACTGCTCACCGGCACGGGAAATAATAGTTTGTCTGGTGCGGTATTTATCACCAATGAGTTTGATTTCTTCCTCAAATACTGAATTATTGTACTCAGTTCGCAAACACAGGGTTTTCAGATTGGGGAAATAATATTGAGCCGTAACTGGTTTGGTTGTCGCAAAACCGCGATCGCGATACAAAATATTTCCCACAGCACCAAACACCGTCACACCACTTGCTTCTTTTCTAGCTGTGTGTAAATCTGTGCTTTCCCAAGAGACTTTAGCACCACAACTCAAGCTCCCTAAATCCAGCAAATCATGTAACTGAGCCAACTCTTGCAATTCATCATTCCCCTGTTCCAAAAACCGGATGGTAATAATACTTACCATCTCCTTATTTTCTCCTTGGGGTAGGGTGTAATAGCGCCGTTCAGAGCGCCACTGACCTACTGATGCTTGGAAAAATTCGGCAATCTGCTTTTCATCAGCAGTTTGGGCAATTTTGACCAGTGATCTCACTTGTTTACCTTCCTCAAACAATTTTGGATTTTAGATTTGCGATTTTGGATGAATAAGGCAGAGGGCAGAATTAAGTTTTTTCCCCTACACCCCTTCTTCTCCAGCCAAAAGGCAATCCCAGACAACGTGTCAAGACTACAGCCTCGTCACAAATCGGGCATTACTCCATGGTGTTCACAAAAGCAAGATTTGTTTAATATTCTTAATATATACACAAAAGCCTCAAAAATACTAGTCTGCTAGGCACATTTTTGTATCGGCTGGGTACTGAAAACTCCTAGCAACTAAAATCATGACCAATTACCTATTACCTATTGCTGGCATAATCTTTATACTAATTTTATAATTTCTAGGATTGTCAGAAATTATATACATCTATATCCACAGGATATGGTGAAAATTTTGTCAGTTTTATCTAGCAAAAAAAGTAATTAGGAATACATAAACCACTAGAAAACAGCCTCATTTTTTATCGCTATTTTTTGTTATTCATACCTATTCCAAATTACTTGCTAATAAAAGGCTGTTTGAATGAAATACTGCCAAATTGGAGAAAAATTCATGGTTTTGGACGGAAATAAGTCACAAAAACAGGTGAAAATATCAACTCCTATAGTTGTCAGCCCAGTTATAAAGAACCATAGTTTATTAATGTTCTGTCTGCTGTTACTGGGATTACTAACAGCCAGTTGTGGTTCATTACCAAAAGAATCAGCCGAAGCCCAATCGAGGCGGCCTGGTGGTAGAGAAAGGGGTGACAGTGAAACAGCGGTAGATGTAGCGATCGCCCGGACTAACTTATTACGTCCCTCCGCAGATTATATCGGTAACACCACCCCATTTCGGACAGTATCGGTGCGATCGCAAGTAGAAGGAAGACTGATCGCCTTAAATCTAGATGTCGGAGACACAGTCAAACGCGGACAAATCATCAGCCAGCTAGATGATGTTCTATTAATGACAGCATCACAGCAAGCTGAAGCCGAACTCGCAACCAGTCAAGCTGAAGTCGCTAGGGCTATGACACAGGTAAGTAATGCTCAAGCTGAAGTCGAAAAAGCCCGGCTAGAAGTCATCCAAGCCCAAGCCGATTCTCAAAGACAGCAACAACTATTGAAAGAAGGAGCAATTTCCGAACAAACTGCCCAACAAGCGCGAACCAAAGCCCAAACCGCCCAACAAGCCCTAAAAGCAACTATTGAACAAGTCCGTACAGAAAAACAAGCCGTAGCCGCAGCCCAAGGTAGAGTATTTGCCCAACAAGCAATAGTTAAAGCCGCCAAAGAACGTCGTTCCTACTCCCGCTTAATCTCTCCCATCGCCGGCGTAGTCACCGAAAAAGTCACAGAGCCTGGTAATCTCCTGCAACCAGGAAGTGAAGTCTTAAAAATTGCTGACTTGAGTCGGATTAAAGTTATAGTCCAAGTCTCTGAATTAGAACTAGCAAAAATTCAGGTAGGGCAATCTGTACAAGTGCGTTTAGATGCCTTTCCCGATCAAACAATCATTGGTAGAGTAGCACGTATTTCTCCATCTGCTGATGCTACAGCCCGGTTAATACCGATAGAAGTAGTCATTCCCAACAGTGGCGGAAAAATTGGTAGCGGACTACTAGCACGAGTTAATTTTACTACCCAGACACCACAGCGAGTCGTGGTGTCACAAACAGCAATTAATAAAAATGACCAACAAACCCAATCGGAAAATAGTACAGGTACGGTATTTATCGTCAAGGAAACCGAGGGGAAACCCAAGGTAAAAGAACAATCTATAACTTTGGGTAAAAAAGCTGATGGTAATGTAGAAGTTCTTTCTGGGTTACAACCAGGAGAAAGTTATGTTGTTCGCAGTAGTAAGCCCTTAAAAGATGGTGAAGTCGTCAAGTTATCCATTTTGTCGGAAAAAGATTTAAACAAACCGCAAAGGACACAAAGAAAGAATTTGTAAGTTTTTTTAGCAAGGGCTAATTTGTCAGATGCAGTTTAAATTTTGAATTGGTAAAGATGCAAACAACAAACAACAACGGCTTTAGTATCAGCGCCATTTCTATCCGTCAGCATATTGGTACTCTCATGCTGACTTTGGCTGTAATTGTCATGGGCGTATTTTTCATTATTCGTTTACCTGTAGATTTACTTCCATCAATTACTTATCCCCGCATTGGTGTGCGAATAGAAGCACCGGGAATTTCTCCAGAAGTAGCAGTTGATGAAGTTACAAAACCGCTGGAAGAATCTTTTTCGGCGACAGAAGGTGTAATTCAAGTTTTTTCTCAGACCCGTGAAGGTCAAGTGAGTTTAGATCTGTATTTTCAACCAGGAGGAAATATTGACC
The Anabaena sphaerica FACHB-251 DNA segment above includes these coding regions:
- a CDS encoding RNA recognition motif domain-containing protein; the protein is MSVYVGNLSYEVTQDALTSVFAEYGSVKRVQIPTDRETGRVRGFAFVEMGTEAEETAAIEALDGAEWMGRDLKVNKAKPKEDRGGSYGGGGGGGGRGGYGGGGGGGGRGRY
- a CDS encoding zinc-dependent alcohol dehydrogenase, whose amino-acid sequence is MLAALLYGQEDLRLEKVPDPTPASGEVVIQVGAATTCGTDLKVWRRGGHARMLTPPTLFGHEAAGTVVAVGAGVHNWQVGDSIVANNSAPCMKCFFCQRQEYSLCPNLTWNNGTFAEYLKIPAPIVQHNMLRLPDELPFALAAMTEPLACVLHGVGRSHVKPQDRVVVLGDGAIGLMFVAILAAETKAEVLLWGGNDQRLEIGKKLGAAQIFNYHQVADISGVVKDCTEGWGADVVIEATGIPSVWEVAIACARPGATVNLFGGCPRDTTINVNTEHLHYSELTLKGVFHNTPKYVQAALSLIASRKIPFELLISEQRPLKDLEQVFADMKARKVIKVAIAPSHPSF
- a CDS encoding phycobiliprotein lyase; the encoded protein is MRSLVKIAQTADEKQIAEFFQASVGQWRSERRYYTLPQGENKEMVSIITIRFLEQGNDELQELAQLHDLLDLGSLSCGAKVSWESTDLHTARKEASGVTVFGAVGNILYRDRGFATTKPVTAQYYFPNLKTLCLRTEYNNSVFEEEIKLIGDKYRTRQTIISRAGEQLMIGQYLEKRIQA
- a CDS encoding efflux RND transporter periplasmic adaptor subunit — its product is MVLDGNKSQKQVKISTPIVVSPVIKNHSLLMFCLLLLGLLTASCGSLPKESAEAQSRRPGGRERGDSETAVDVAIARTNLLRPSADYIGNTTPFRTVSVRSQVEGRLIALNLDVGDTVKRGQIISQLDDVLLMTASQQAEAELATSQAEVARAMTQVSNAQAEVEKARLEVIQAQADSQRQQQLLKEGAISEQTAQQARTKAQTAQQALKATIEQVRTEKQAVAAAQGRVFAQQAIVKAAKERRSYSRLISPIAGVVTEKVTEPGNLLQPGSEVLKIADLSRIKVIVQVSELELAKIQVGQSVQVRLDAFPDQTIIGRVARISPSADATARLIPIEVVIPNSGGKIGSGLLARVNFTTQTPQRVVVSQTAINKNDQQTQSENSTGTVFIVKETEGKPKVKEQSITLGKKADGNVEVLSGLQPGESYVVRSSKPLKDGEVVKLSILSEKDLNKPQRTQRKNL
- a CDS encoding Dethiobiotin synthetase, with protein sequence MNYEIARKLLIDQTANDKNPDTLLNRLKQGKPPVPGQITSVLLALKVVFEALKDANSLDKELALALYKLGIRALQLFATGRQAGIDWPPLLKEDLQRISLASESIFSGTWETLSVGGKLNEG